One part of the Acinetobacter sp. XS-4 genome encodes these proteins:
- a CDS encoding fumarylacetoacetate hydrolase family protein, whose product MNFSLNTHNSLPDDATQGCLIGRAWIPNQISGPSPILLKGDQVFDISEKFHTISQLLESSDPLKALSEIEGKLVGSIDALFANTVAEPDTNKAYFLAPIDLQVIKAAGVTFAASMLERVIEEQAGGDAQKAQSIRAVVQGVIGDNLKTIEPGSEKALQLKEYLIEQKMWSQYLEVGIGTDAEIFTKAPVLAAVGTGQNIGIHPKSEWNNPEPEVVLVANSHGKILGATLGNDVNLRDFEGRSALLLSKAKDNNASCAIGPFIRLFDHTFTLNDIRACDVELQIQGTDNFVLNGISSMSQISRDPEDLIQQTLNENHQYPDGFVLFLGTLFAPTQDREQAGAGFTHKVGDVVRIHSPKLGTLYNTVMTSDKATPWNFGINALIHNLKQRELL is encoded by the coding sequence ATGAACTTTAGTTTAAATACCCATAACTCATTACCAGACGATGCTACCCAAGGATGTTTAATTGGTCGCGCGTGGATTCCAAATCAAATTTCCGGCCCATCTCCGATTCTTTTAAAAGGCGATCAGGTTTTTGATATTTCTGAAAAGTTTCACACTATTTCCCAGTTACTAGAAAGTTCAGATCCTTTAAAAGCTTTATCTGAAATTGAAGGAAAATTAGTTGGATCAATTGATGCGTTATTTGCCAACACTGTCGCTGAACCAGATACAAACAAGGCATATTTTTTAGCGCCTATTGATTTGCAAGTGATTAAAGCAGCTGGTGTCACCTTTGCAGCAAGCATGTTAGAGCGCGTAATTGAAGAGCAAGCAGGTGGCGATGCACAAAAAGCTCAATCGATCCGTGCAGTTGTGCAAGGGGTAATTGGTGATAATTTAAAAACAATTGAACCCGGTTCTGAAAAGGCACTTCAACTCAAAGAATATTTAATTGAACAAAAAATGTGGTCTCAATATCTTGAAGTAGGCATTGGTACCGACGCTGAAATTTTTACTAAAGCCCCTGTATTAGCAGCCGTAGGAACGGGTCAAAATATTGGTATTCATCCAAAGTCTGAGTGGAATAACCCAGAACCAGAAGTCGTATTAGTTGCAAATAGTCACGGTAAAATTTTAGGTGCGACTTTAGGTAATGACGTTAATTTGCGCGACTTTGAAGGTCGTAGTGCTTTGTTGTTAAGTAAAGCAAAAGATAACAACGCATCTTGCGCGATTGGTCCATTTATTCGTCTTTTTGATCATACTTTTACTTTAAATGATATCCGTGCTTGTGATGTTGAATTGCAAATTCAGGGTACAGATAACTTTGTGCTGAATGGCATTAGCTCTATGTCTCAAATTAGCCGTGATCCAGAAGATTTAATTCAACAAACACTGAATGAAAATCATCAATATCCAGACGGTTTCGTTTTGTTTTTGGGAACTTTATTTGCACCAACTCAAGATCGAGAACAAGCTGGTGCTGGCTTTACCCATAAAGTCGGAGATGTCGTTCGTATTCATTCACCAAAGCTCGGCACCCTATACAACACGGTCATGACCAGCGACAAAGCAACGCCGTGGAATTTTGGAATAAATGCTTTGATAC
- a CDS encoding LysR family transcriptional regulator: MADLTYASLNNWLKFKHLVLLETLARTNNMHSAAEQMNLSQPAVSKMLKEIEGLLGFPVFERLPRNMPVTALGEHVIRYAQRVLNDAKHFVEDIEILRLGGHGFLKVGGIFAATAVVIPNSIIEIKKQWPLLSIDVVEQTSDHLMEMLSEHTLDLAIGRFTDVTQSQFFDFQPLGPEPFCIVVNNAHPCANKKFCTLEELLNWPWVLYPKGTPIRERMEGAFARAKVKIPLNTVNTMSMQTFLQILKGAPMVGMLPEAMVIDQVKEGQLQILETDLILDAQDYGILTRKDEPVSDIAAAFINILLKNAKRK; this comes from the coding sequence ATGGCGGATTTGACTTACGCAAGCCTAAATAATTGGTTGAAATTCAAACATTTGGTGTTATTGGAAACTTTGGCAAGGACCAATAATATGCATTCGGCTGCCGAGCAGATGAATTTAAGTCAGCCTGCGGTGAGTAAAATGCTAAAGGAAATAGAAGGTTTACTGGGCTTTCCTGTTTTTGAACGATTACCTAGAAATATGCCAGTAACGGCTTTAGGCGAACATGTAATTCGATATGCCCAGCGTGTTTTAAATGATGCAAAGCATTTTGTCGAAGACATTGAAATTTTAAGATTAGGTGGTCACGGTTTTTTAAAAGTAGGTGGTATCTTTGCAGCAACAGCAGTGGTGATTCCAAACTCCATTATTGAGATTAAGAAACAATGGCCGCTACTTTCTATCGATGTTGTTGAGCAGACCAGTGACCATTTAATGGAAATGCTAAGTGAACATACTTTAGATTTAGCCATAGGTCGCTTTACCGATGTTACACAAAGCCAGTTTTTTGATTTCCAACCTTTAGGCCCAGAGCCGTTTTGTATTGTTGTCAATAATGCCCATCCATGTGCTAATAAAAAGTTTTGTACATTAGAAGAGTTACTAAATTGGCCATGGGTACTCTATCCTAAAGGCACGCCAATTCGAGAACGTATGGAAGGTGCATTTGCCCGAGCAAAAGTCAAAATTCCTTTAAATACAGTCAATACTATGTCGATGCAAACCTTTTTACAGATCTTAAAAGGAGCGCCTATGGTGGGGATGTTGCCCGAAGCCATGGTGATTGATCAGGTAAAAGAAGGGCAATTACAGATTTTAGAAACAGATCTAATTTTAGATGCGCAGGATTATGGAATTTTAACGCGTAAAGATGAGCCAGTTTCTGATATTGCAGCAGCGTTTATTAATATTTTACTTAAAAATGCAAAACGTAAATAA
- the denD gene encoding D-erythronate dehydrogenase produces the protein MNVLITGGTGFIGKQIAKEILKAGSLTLDDNKSQSIDKIILFDAFAGDDLPQDPRIEVIVGDITDKTTVAHITENIDVVWHLAAVVSSAAEADFDLGMDVNLYGLLNLLEELRKKQTTPRVIFASGCAVFGGQLPEVVTDETVVTPKSSYGMQKAVGELLVSDYSRKGFIDGRILRLPTIVVRPGKPNKAASTFFSSIIREPLKGETAVCPVQSDTPVFVTSPRRCVESMIKAASISSDVLQDNRIIPLPGLTVTVKQMLDALEKVAGKKATDLVQWQEDKTIQRIVQSWPVQVKAEYAESLGFQADENFESVIQAHIEDTQN, from the coding sequence ATGAATGTGCTAATCACTGGTGGAACAGGTTTTATTGGAAAGCAAATTGCCAAAGAGATTTTAAAAGCTGGCAGTTTGACTTTAGATGACAATAAATCTCAGTCGATCGATAAAATTATTCTGTTTGATGCATTTGCTGGCGATGATTTGCCACAAGATCCAAGAATTGAAGTGATTGTAGGTGATATTACTGATAAAACTACAGTTGCTCATATTACAGAAAATATTGATGTCGTTTGGCATTTAGCCGCTGTGGTTAGCTCAGCAGCAGAGGCTGATTTTGATTTAGGTATGGATGTTAATCTCTACGGACTTTTAAATTTATTAGAAGAATTAAGAAAGAAACAAACCACGCCTCGAGTCATTTTTGCCAGTGGCTGTGCTGTATTTGGTGGACAGTTGCCAGAGGTGGTGACAGATGAGACGGTTGTTACCCCAAAGTCTTCTTATGGCATGCAAAAAGCAGTAGGAGAATTGCTTGTCTCGGATTACTCAAGAAAAGGCTTTATTGATGGCCGTATTTTAAGATTACCGACGATTGTGGTTCGTCCAGGTAAACCAAATAAAGCTGCGTCGACATTTTTTAGTTCGATCATCCGCGAACCTTTAAAGGGTGAAACGGCCGTTTGCCCAGTCCAGTCAGATACACCTGTTTTTGTTACTTCACCACGACGTTGTGTTGAATCAATGATTAAAGCTGCGTCAATTTCTTCAGATGTACTTCAAGATAACCGAATTATTCCGCTCCCGGGATTAACGGTTACCGTTAAACAAATGCTTGATGCGCTTGAAAAAGTCGCAGGCAAAAAAGCAACTGATTTAGTGCAATGGCAAGAAGACAAAACTATTCAACGTATTGTTCAAAGTTGGCCTGTTCAAGTGAAAGCTGAATATGCCGAATCTTTAGGTTTCCAAGCAGATGAAAATTTTGAAAGCGTGATTCAGGCACATATAGAAGATACCCAAAATTAA
- a CDS encoding MFS transporter, translated as MEDIKNVTALEEQTIKRISNRIIPFLIILFIMAFLDRTNIGFAALHMNDALGITQTIFGLGAGVFFLGYFIAEVPSNILLHRFGARIWIARIMITWGIIAGLMGFIHSGTQFIVLRFLLGIAEAGFFPGVIFYLTLWFPAKYRARVFATFYLGLPIAQIIGAPISVGLMQWGNTIGYEGWRLMYILEGIPSIILGLICLKYLTNNPKEAQWLTAEQRQWLMSTLEREEREKEQSTEAALTKGEMIKQVFKNPLVWIMAIVYFGITSGSNAMFFFLPSVLESFRNTFGMQISLIQNGLLTAIPYAFAAVGMVLWSRRSDRRQERYKHGACAALMAALAIAIALIVNQPWAIIVGFIFLAIGVFSAINIFWTIPGQTLTGVGAAAGIGLINSVGNLSGFTGPYLTGYLYTTTGTYTVAFLAIAGFVAMGGLGLLLLARLKSNSLKVEQQQLKVRTAAEMK; from the coding sequence ATGGAAGATATCAAAAATGTAACTGCTCTCGAAGAGCAGACAATCAAACGTATTTCGAATCGAATTATCCCGTTTCTTATTATTCTATTCATTATGGCATTTCTAGACAGGACCAATATTGGTTTTGCTGCGCTACACATGAATGATGCACTTGGAATTACTCAAACCATTTTTGGTCTAGGTGCGGGTGTTTTTTTTCTAGGTTATTTTATTGCTGAAGTACCTAGTAATATTTTGCTTCATCGTTTTGGAGCGCGAATCTGGATTGCCCGAATCATGATTACTTGGGGAATTATTGCTGGACTCATGGGTTTTATTCATAGCGGTACGCAGTTTATTGTTTTACGGTTTTTACTCGGTATTGCGGAAGCAGGTTTCTTTCCAGGTGTTATTTTTTATCTAACCTTGTGGTTTCCTGCAAAATATCGCGCTCGTGTTTTTGCTACGTTCTATCTTGGATTACCAATTGCTCAAATTATTGGGGCGCCAATTTCAGTCGGTCTCATGCAATGGGGCAATACCATTGGTTATGAAGGTTGGCGTTTGATGTATATCCTAGAAGGTATTCCATCCATTATTTTGGGATTAATCTGTCTAAAATATTTAACCAATAACCCAAAAGAAGCACAGTGGTTAACGGCTGAGCAGCGCCAATGGTTAATGTCTACACTAGAGCGCGAAGAAAGAGAAAAAGAGCAATCAACAGAAGCCGCGTTAACAAAAGGAGAAATGATCAAACAAGTGTTTAAAAATCCTTTAGTGTGGATTATGGCAATTGTTTACTTTGGAATTACTTCTGGTTCAAATGCAATGTTCTTCTTCTTACCAAGTGTTTTAGAGTCATTCCGTAACACATTTGGTATGCAAATCAGTCTTATTCAAAATGGTTTACTCACCGCAATTCCATATGCATTTGCAGCAGTCGGAATGGTTTTATGGAGCCGCCGTTCTGACCGTAGACAAGAGCGTTACAAACACGGTGCTTGTGCTGCACTCATGGCTGCATTAGCAATTGCGATTGCACTAATTGTAAATCAACCGTGGGCCATTATTGTAGGCTTTATCTTTCTTGCCATTGGTGTGTTTAGCGCAATTAATATTTTTTGGACTATTCCTGGGCAAACTCTCACGGGTGTTGGTGCAGCAGCCGGAATTGGATTAATTAACTCGGTGGGTAATTTAAGTGGTTTTACTGGCCCATATTTAACTGGATATTTATATACAACAACGGGCACCTATACAGTAGCGTTCCTTGCCATTGCGGGATTTGTAGCGATGGGTGGCTTAGGACTTCTTCTATTAGCAAGATTAAAATCAAATAGCTTAAAAGTAGAACAGCAGCAACTTAAAGTTCGAACTGCTGCGGAGATGAAATAA
- a CDS encoding NAD(P)-dependent oxidoreductase, which yields MATIGFVGTGIMGMPMAMNLLKAGHQLKVWNRTLSKADSLKEAGAYVCSELEQVGKDVEFLICMLSDGKTCDEILFKQHGAISQLKPESTVIVMSSIPVEVAQAQSEKCRERGFQYLDAPVSGGEKGAQNASLAIMVGGDTKTFSQAETILSAMGRPILVGGAGCGMLAKLVNQMIVATTIATVSEGLLLASKAGADPNKLKQALTGGFADSPILQQHGERMLNRDFKPGGTARNQHKDIHTAVSYAKSLELNLPIAQQVGQLFENMLAAGDGELDHSGLIRELERMNHLQGL from the coding sequence ATGGCGACCATCGGATTTGTGGGTACAGGTATTATGGGAATGCCGATGGCTATGAATTTACTCAAGGCAGGTCATCAGCTAAAAGTCTGGAATAGAACATTATCTAAAGCTGATAGTTTAAAAGAAGCTGGTGCCTATGTCTGCTCTGAACTTGAACAAGTTGGAAAAGATGTAGAATTTCTGATTTGTATGCTTAGCGATGGGAAAACCTGTGATGAAATCCTATTTAAACAGCATGGCGCAATCTCTCAGCTAAAACCTGAGAGCACGGTTATTGTTATGAGTTCGATACCGGTTGAAGTTGCACAAGCACAAAGCGAAAAATGCAGAGAACGAGGCTTTCAATATTTAGATGCCCCAGTTTCAGGTGGAGAAAAAGGCGCCCAAAATGCGAGTTTAGCGATTATGGTGGGCGGCGACACCAAAACATTTTCACAGGCTGAAACTATTTTAAGTGCAATGGGACGCCCAATTTTAGTTGGTGGTGCTGGCTGTGGAATGCTCGCAAAACTTGTAAACCAAATGATAGTTGCAACGACCATTGCAACCGTGAGTGAAGGTTTATTGCTTGCCAGTAAAGCGGGAGCTGACCCTAATAAGCTAAAACAAGCACTGACTGGGGGCTTTGCAGATTCCCCAATTTTACAGCAGCATGGTGAACGCATGCTAAATCGAGATTTTAAACCAGGAGGCACTGCTCGAAACCAGCATAAAGATATTCATACAGCCGTTAGTTATGCTAAATCACTTGAATTGAATTTACCTATTGCTCAACAAGTCGGTCAATTATTTGAAAATATGCTTGCTGCTGGAGACGGGGAGTTAGATCACTCTGGTTTAATCCGTGAGCTTGAGCGAATGAATCATTTACAAGGTTTATAA
- a CDS encoding cold-shock protein, translated as MSNTNTGTVKWFNETKGFGFIQQESGPDVFAHFKEIASSGFKTLHEGQKVTFNITQGQKGPSAVNIIPQ; from the coding sequence ATGTCTAATACAAATACTGGTACAGTAAAGTGGTTTAACGAAACTAAAGGTTTCGGTTTTATTCAACAAGAATCTGGTCCAGATGTATTTGCTCATTTTAAAGAAATCGCGTCTTCTGGCTTCAAAACTTTACATGAAGGTCAGAAAGTAACGTTTAATATCACTCAAGGACAAAAAGGTCCAAGTGCTGTGAATATTATTCCACAGTAA
- a CDS encoding AraC family transcriptional regulator, whose protein sequence is MANSSLNHNQELAQLVDQWTREKGTFETSIMGLTLYRAETLTQPNSSMMDASLCMIAQGKKQVTLSEETYTYDSNHFLFTAIDLPVIAQVLEASVERPYLSIVLRLDPYVLAQIMLEAHIPFKDVNTEKKGMAVGVVNSELNDAFIRLIKLLDTPQDIPILSPLIIKEIFYRLLMSPQGDRLKRIVAAGTTGHRIVKAIEWLKTNFAKSFSVEELASTMGMSASSFHQHFRDITSMSPLQYQKRMRLTEARRLLMTEECDISTTSIQVGYESLSQFSREYKRFFGAPPSVDIKTI, encoded by the coding sequence ATGGCGAATAGTTCTCTAAACCATAATCAAGAATTAGCTCAACTTGTCGATCAATGGACACGTGAGAAAGGTACATTCGAAACATCTATTATGGGGCTGACTTTATATCGTGCAGAAACATTGACCCAACCAAATAGCAGTATGATGGATGCGAGTCTATGTATGATTGCTCAAGGGAAGAAACAGGTAACTCTTAGCGAAGAAACCTATACCTATGACTCTAACCATTTTCTTTTTACGGCAATTGACCTGCCTGTAATAGCTCAAGTTCTTGAAGCTTCAGTTGAACGGCCTTATCTTTCAATAGTGCTACGATTAGATCCCTATGTACTTGCCCAAATCATGCTTGAAGCCCATATTCCTTTTAAAGACGTAAATACTGAAAAAAAAGGAATGGCTGTTGGAGTAGTCAATTCAGAACTGAATGATGCTTTTATACGGTTAATAAAACTACTAGATACGCCACAAGACATTCCCATCTTATCTCCTCTTATTATTAAGGAAATTTTTTATCGTTTGTTGATGAGTCCACAAGGTGATCGACTTAAACGGATTGTAGCGGCGGGAACTACAGGTCATCGAATTGTGAAAGCGATTGAATGGCTGAAAACAAATTTTGCAAAATCCTTTAGCGTTGAAGAGCTGGCAAGCACAATGGGTATGAGTGCTTCTAGTTTTCATCAACATTTTAGGGATATAACGTCGATGAGTCCCTTACAATACCAAAAGAGAATGAGGCTAACCGAAGCACGGCGTTTATTGATGACCGAAGAATGTGATATTTCAACTACTAGTATTCAGGTCGGTTACGAAAGTTTGTCTCAATTTTCCAGAGAATATAAACGCTTTTTTGGAGCACCACCGTCGGTGGATATAAAAACTATATAA
- a CDS encoding cupin domain-containing protein has translation MNVKTVTFVTTLFISMGVPAMDKQRVIASQTIKKANQQQVIEGTDKIFTGTVAIKPLTDVTEGINAASAYVSFNTSARSFWHTHPKGQYLIVTEGEGLVQEWGKPAEKISIGDVIYCPPGIKHWHGASSHSAMTHLALTATDENGKNVDWLEPVSDEQYKEASKPK, from the coding sequence ATGAATGTTAAAACAGTCACTTTCGTGACCACTTTATTTATCTCAATGGGAGTACCCGCAATGGATAAACAACGAGTCATCGCATCCCAAACCATCAAAAAAGCCAACCAGCAGCAAGTGATTGAAGGCACTGATAAGATTTTTACAGGAACAGTAGCAATTAAACCTTTAACTGATGTAACTGAAGGGATAAATGCTGCAAGTGCATATGTAAGCTTTAATACGAGTGCCCGTTCATTTTGGCACACCCACCCTAAAGGCCAATATCTGATTGTGACAGAAGGAGAAGGGCTTGTGCAGGAATGGGGTAAACCTGCGGAAAAGATTTCCATAGGAGATGTGATCTATTGCCCGCCAGGTATCAAACATTGGCATGGGGCAAGCAGCCATTCTGCTATGACTCATCTTGCTTTAACTGCAACTGATGAAAATGGCAAAAATGTAGACTGGTTAGAACCTGTGTCAGATGAACAATATAAAGAGGCTAGTAAGCCTAAATAA
- a CDS encoding NAD(P)-dependent alcohol dehydrogenase: MTIEVLGYAALSSETPLVPFKFERRTPREDDVVIQIEYCGVCHSDLHQAKNDWGFSAYPIVPGHEIVGRVTSIGAKVTKYKVGDLVGIGCMVDSCRTCSACHSGLEQYCEEGNIQTYGSVDRHDQRPTYGGYSKSITCSQDFVLKVPENLDAQAVPPLLCAGITTWSPLRHWNIGKGSKVAVVGLGGLGHMAIKLANALGAEVTLFTRSANKEQDAKQLGAHHVVLSTDEAQMKSVLNQFDLIIDTVPYNHDLKPYIPTLALNGTIVLVGYLGEISANSVPMILGRKSIAGSVIGGIKETQELLDFCGEHNIVSEVEMIDMQNINEAFERMLKSDVKYRFVIDMKTLSDH; this comes from the coding sequence ATGACAATTGAAGTTTTAGGTTATGCCGCGCTGTCATCAGAAACTCCTTTAGTTCCGTTTAAGTTTGAACGTAGAACCCCACGTGAAGATGATGTTGTTATTCAAATTGAATATTGTGGTGTTTGCCATTCAGATCTACATCAAGCTAAAAACGATTGGGGATTTAGTGCTTATCCGATAGTTCCGGGCCATGAAATTGTAGGTCGTGTAACCTCAATCGGTGCCAAAGTCACAAAATATAAGGTTGGTGATTTAGTGGGCATTGGCTGTATGGTCGATTCATGCCGTACTTGTTCAGCTTGTCATTCAGGACTAGAGCAATATTGTGAAGAAGGTAACATCCAGACTTATGGCAGTGTTGATCGTCATGATCAACGACCAACCTATGGCGGATATTCTAAAAGCATTACGTGTAGCCAAGATTTTGTATTAAAAGTACCAGAAAATCTGGATGCTCAAGCTGTACCACCATTACTGTGTGCTGGCATTACCACTTGGTCACCGCTGCGTCACTGGAATATTGGAAAGGGCAGTAAAGTTGCGGTTGTCGGTTTAGGTGGTTTAGGACACATGGCGATTAAACTTGCCAATGCGCTAGGTGCTGAAGTGACATTATTTACCCGCTCAGCAAACAAAGAGCAGGATGCAAAACAACTTGGTGCGCATCATGTTGTGTTATCAACAGATGAAGCTCAAATGAAATCAGTGTTAAATCAGTTTGATTTAATTATTGATACTGTGCCTTATAACCATGACTTGAAGCCTTATATTCCAACGTTAGCTTTAAATGGAACAATTGTGCTGGTCGGATATTTAGGTGAAATTAGCGCAAATTCAGTACCTATGATTTTAGGAAGAAAATCAATTGCAGGGTCGGTGATTGGTGGAATTAAAGAAACACAAGAGTTACTCGATTTTTGTGGTGAGCATAATATTGTTTCTGAAGTAGAGATGATTGATATGCAAAATATCAATGAAGCTTTTGAGCGTATGTTAAAGAGTGATGTGAAATATCGTTTTGTGATTGATATGAAAACTTTATCTGATCATTAA
- a CDS encoding TetR/AcrR family transcriptional regulator: MPHIDLPFRALSVLHSARYLFNKYGFHNVGVDQIIEAAKIPKAIFYNYFHSKERLIEMSLSFQKDGLKHEVMSIINVQTELTLVEKLRKIYFLHADLDGLYHLPFKAIFEIAKTHPKAYQLVIDYRNWLINEIYKLLLTANENATKPDAHMFLFVIDGAIVQLLDSNSVDDRERLLNYFLVQTM, from the coding sequence ATGCCACATATAGATCTTCCATTTCGTGCTTTAAGCGTACTTCATTCAGCAAGATATTTATTTAACAAATACGGCTTTCACAATGTCGGTGTAGACCAAATTATTGAAGCGGCAAAAATTCCCAAAGCGATCTTTTATAACTACTTTCACTCAAAAGAACGCCTCATTGAAATGAGCCTAAGCTTTCAAAAAGACGGCCTTAAACACGAGGTCATGTCGATTATTAATGTTCAAACAGAATTAACCTTAGTTGAAAAACTTCGAAAAATTTACTTTTTGCATGCAGATTTAGATGGGCTTTACCATTTGCCATTTAAAGCTATTTTTGAAATTGCAAAAACACATCCAAAGGCTTATCAGCTTGTCATTGATTATAGAAATTGGTTGATCAATGAAATTTATAAACTGCTTTTAACAGCTAATGAAAATGCTACAAAGCCAGATGCACATATGTTCTTGTTTGTGATTGATGGGGCAATAGTCCAGCTTTTAGATTCAAATAGTGTGGATGACAGAGAAAGATTGCTGAACTATTTTTTGGTGCAGACTATGTAA
- a CDS encoding DUF2946 domain-containing protein, whose protein sequence is MYRFGTIIGLLAILLQNLVFWQSLLPNEMHQQTVCVQIVEVMNHSKMNSEQHSSHHFKNDSNKKLLDKSTHHDSNTGCHFCYLYSHIATIDGFKLSLFEVGVIVRLIILATISYILFYLRRLFLSPQGRAPPQQLCFA, encoded by the coding sequence ATGTATCGGTTTGGGACCATAATTGGCTTGCTAGCAATATTGCTACAGAACCTTGTGTTCTGGCAAAGCCTATTACCCAATGAAATGCATCAGCAAACGGTATGTGTACAAATTGTAGAAGTGATGAACCATTCAAAAATGAATTCTGAGCAACATTCATCTCATCATTTTAAAAATGATTCTAATAAAAAGCTTCTAGATAAAAGCACTCATCACGATTCAAACACAGGTTGTCATTTTTGTTATCTATACAGTCACATCGCAACAATTGATGGCTTTAAATTATCTTTATTTGAAGTGGGTGTGATTGTTCGCTTAATTATATTGGCAACAATCAGCTATATATTATTTTATTTACGGCGCCTATTTCTTTCACCGCAAGGGCGGGCTCCACCTCAACAACTTTGTTTTGCTTAA